A single genomic interval of Helianthus annuus cultivar XRQ/B chromosome 13, HanXRQr2.0-SUNRISE, whole genome shotgun sequence harbors:
- the LOC110897428 gene encoding phosphomethylpyrimidine synthase, chloroplastic: MASIQANLTTVMRKNVNHSGLSKITKTAFLPVFDVAAETANFRKTETHSLGIMVPRATLTFDPPSTNVEKTKQRKSTVDPTAPDFLPLPSFEQCFPQSTKEYREVVHEESGNVLKVPFRRVHLAGDEPHFDTYDTSGPQNISPQVGLPKLRKDWIDRRDGLSPPRYTQMYYAKQGIITEEMLYCAAREKLDPEFVRSEVARGRAIIPSNKKHLELEPMIVGRNFLVKVNANIGNSAVVSSIEEEVHKLQWATMWGADTIMDLSTGRHIHETREWILRNSAVPVGTVPIYQALEKVNGIAENLTWEVFRETLIEQAEQGVDYFTIHAGVLLRYIPLTAKRMTGIVSRGGSIHAKWCLAYHKENFAYEHWDDILDICNQYDIALSIGDGLRPGSIYDANDTAQFAELLTQGELTRRAWEKDVQVMNEGPGHIPMHKIPENMQKQLEWCNEAPFYTLGPLTTDIAPGYDHITSAIGAANIGALGTALLCYVTPKEHLGLPNRDDVKTGVISYKIAAHAADLAKGHPHAQAWDDALSKARFEFRWLDQFALSLDPMTATSFHDETLPSDGAKVAHFCSMCGPKFCSMKITEDVRKYAEEHGYGSAEEAVQQGMEAMSAEFLAAKKTISGEQHGEAGGEIYLPESYINAMKK, encoded by the exons ATGGCTTCGATTCAAGCAAATTTGACGACAGTTATGCGTAAAAATGTCAACCATTCTGGCCTGTCAAAGATTACAAAGACTGCTTTTCTGCCTGTTTTTGATGTGGCTGCTGAAACTGCCAACTTTAGGAAGACGGAAACTCACTCATTAGGCATCATGGTGCCTCGGGCCACTTTGACCTTTGACCCACCATCAACCAATGTGGAGAAAACTAAGCAAAGGAAGAGCACCGTTGACCCAACTGCCCCTGATTTTCTTCCGCTTCCGTCCTTTGAACAATGTTTCCCACAAAGCACAAAGGAATATAG GGAAGTTGTTCATGAGGAATCTGGTAATGTTCTTAAAGTTCCATTTCGACGTGTCCACCTAGCAGGGGATGAGCCGCATTTTGACACGTATGACACCAGTGGTCCGCAAAACATAAGCCCTCAAGTTG GACTCCCGAAATTACGCAAGGATTGGATTGATAGGAGGGACGGGCTGAGCCCACCAAGATACACTCAAATGTACTATGCAAAGCAGGGAATCATAACCGAAGAAATGCTCTACTGCGCAGCCCGTGAGAAACTCGACCCTGAGTTCGTGCGATCCGAAGTCGCTCGTGGTCGCGCAATCATCCCATCCAACAAAAAGCACCTAGAACTAGAGCCCATGATTGTTGGAAGGAACTTCTTGGTCAAAGTCAACGCCAACATCGGCAACTCTGCAGTCGTAAGTTCAATAGAAGAAGAAGTCCACAAACTTCAATGGGCCACAATGTGGGGCGCAGACACAATCATGGACCTATCCACAGGCCGACACATCCACGAAACCCGTGAATGGATTCTTCGCAATTCTGCAGTGCCAGTTGGGACCGTACCCATATACCAAGCGCTAGAAAAAGTCAATGGCATTGCTGAAAACTTGACGTGGGAGGTTTTCCGCGAGACGTTGATTGAACAGGCTGAGCAAGGGGTAGATTATTTCACTATTCATGCAGGTGTTTTGTTACGGTATATTCCGTTGACAGCTAAGCGGATGACGGGGATTGTTTCTCGAGGTGGGTCGATTCATGCGAAATGGTGTTTGGCTTACCATAAGGAGAATTTTGCTTATGAACACTGGGATGATATTCTTGATATTTGTAATCAGTATGATATAGCTTTATCTATTGGTGATGGGTTGAGACCCGGATCGATTTATGATGCTAATGATACTGCTCAGTTTGCGGAGTTATTGACTCAAGGTGAATTAACCCGTCGAGCCTGGGAGAAAGATGTGCAG GTCATGAACGAAGGGCCGGGACACATCCCAATGCATAAAATCCCCGAAAACATGCAAAAACAGCTTGAGTGGTGCAACGAAGCACCCTTTTACACACTCGGACCATTAACAACTGATATCGCACCAGGATACGATCACATAACCTCAGCCATCGGTGCAGCCAACATCGGAGCCTTAGGAACCGCACTCCTGTGTTACGTCACTCCAAAAGAGCACCTTGGTCTACCAAACCGTGATGATGTCAAAACTGGTGTCATATCATACAAAATAGCGGCCCATGCAGCCGACTTAGCCAAAGGTCACCCACATGCTCAAGCTTGGGATGATGCACTAAGCAAAGCCCGGTTCGAGTTCCGGTGGTTGGACCAGTTTGCTTTGTCATTGGACCCAATGACCGCTACGTCATTTCACGATGAAACATTACCTTCTGATGGTGCAAAAGTGGCACATTTTTGTTCAATGTGTGGGCCCAAGTTTTGTTCGATGAAGATAACTGAAGATGTGAGGAAGTATGCTGAAGAACATGGGTATGGGAGTGCGGAAGAGGCGGTTCAACAAGGGATGGAAGCTATGAGTGCTGAGTTTCTGGCGGCAAAGAAAACGATAAGCGGTGAGCAACATGGTGAGGCTGGCGGTGAGATCTACTTGCCGGAATCATACATCAATGCTATGAAGAAATAA